The following is a genomic window from Roseitalea porphyridii.
CGTCGCGGCGGCCGGCCACGTGGCGGTCCTCGGAACCCGCTATCTCGGCCTGCCCGCCTTGGCGCTTCTGGCCCTTGCGAGCTGGTGGACACACCGCAACGCCGATTGAGTGTCGGGTCCGGCCCTGATAGGGCAAACCATCCCGCCACCGCCCTTGCAGGTTCGCCATGATCCCCCGCTATTCGCGACCCGAAATGGTCGCCATCTGGTCGCCCGAGACGAAGTTCCGCATCTGGTTCGAGATCGAGGCGCATGCCTGTGACGCACTCGCCAAGGCCGGCGTCATTCCCGAGCGCGCCGCCCAGATCATCTGGGAAAAGGCGGGGTCCGCCACCTTCGACGTGGCCCGGATCGACGAGATCGAACGCGAAACGCGCCATGACGTCATCGCCTTCCTGACCCATCTGGCCGAGATCGTCGGGCCCGAAGCGCGCTTCGTCCACCAGGGCATGACCTCGTCGGACGTGCTCGACACCTGCCTTGCCGTGCAGCTCTCGCGCGCCGCCGACATCCTGCTCGCCGATCTGGACGCGCTGCTCGCCGCGCTCAAACGCCGCGCCTTCGAGCACAAGGACACGATCACCATCGGTCGCAGCCACGGCATCCATGCCGAGCCGACCACATTCGGTCTCAAGCTCGCCCAGGCCCATGCCGAATTCGAGCGCTGCAAGTGCCGGCTCGAGGCGGCCCGTGCCGACATCGCCACCTGCGCCATCTCCGGCGCCGTCGGCACTTTCGCCAACATCGATCCGGCCATCGAGGCGCATGTCGCCGACGCGATGGGGCTGACCGCAGAACCGATCTCGACCCAGGTGATCCCGCGCGACCGGCACGCCATGTTCTTCGCCACGCTCGGCGTGATCGCCTCGTCGGTCGAGCGGCTGGCCGTCGAGGTGCGGCATCTGCAGCGCACCGAGGTGCTCGAGGCCGAGGAGTATTTCGCGCCCGGCCAGAAGGGCTCGTCGGCCATGCCGCATAAGCGTAACCCGGTCCTGACCGAGAACCTGACCGGCCTTGCGCGCATGGTGCGCGGCTACGTCACCCCGGCGCTGGAGAACGTCGCGCTGTGGCACGAGCGCGATATCTCTCATTCCTCGGTCGAGCGCATGATCGGCCCGGACGCGACGATCACGCTCGACTTCGCGCTGCACCGGCTGACCGGGGTTATCGACAAGCTCGTGGTCTATCCCGAGGCGATGGAAGCCAACCTGCATCGGTTTCGCGGCCTGATCCACTCCCAGCGCGTGCTGCTGGCGCTCACCCAGGCGGGCGTGTCGCGCGAGGACGCCTACCGGCTCGTCCAGCGCAATGCGATGAAGGTGTGGGAGCAGGGCAAGGATTTCCTGGACGAACTGCTCGCCGACGACGATGTCCGCGCCCATCTGTCCGAAGACGAGATCCGTGCCCGGTTCGACCTCGGCTACCACACCAAACATGTCGACACGATCTTCACGCGGGTCTTCGGCGAGAGCTGACCTCAGCCGTCCGGGCATAGCGAAGGGCTGCCCTGCGCCAGCCACTGGTCGAGCGGCAGCCGGCGCGGCTCCAGGGAGACGGTCATTTCGGTCGTCTCTTCGCCGATGATGCCCCTTCCCGTGAACACGTTGATGTCGCAGCCACCGGCGGCATCGGGATCGAGCGTGTCGCGATGGTCGTATGTGAACCCGGCGACCAGCAGGTCGCCGTCGCGCCATGCGAGCGTGACGGTCTGGTACCAGCGGCTGCGACCGACCGCTTCATTCTTCGAGATCAGTTGCAGGGAACCGGCGTCGGTGAACGCCACCGCCGGCCGGTTGCCGACCATGCCGCCCGGCAGGCCGCCCCAGGCGGCATCGGCGTAGACGCGCCACGGCTGAAGCGCGCCTTTGTCGAGGCCCGTACCGCGCAGCAGGACCAGCGCATGGTCGTCATGCGCCTCGTCCGCGCCGGGCGCGATGAGAAGCGCGGCGTCGCTCGCCCCGTCGCCATCGAGATCGCCGCTCGCCACCGACACGATCCGGTCGAGCGCGACGGCTTCAAGGTCGCCGGCCTGCCCAGGCACGGCGGCAAGGAGTGCGACGAACAGGGCCAGGTAACGGACCGTCACCCTTTGTGACCACGTTCGATGCGCTTTACGAAATTGATTTTCCATCGCTTTTCATCCCGTTCACGAGAGCGAGGCCAATTCTGTCGGCGTGAAACGCACCGTGCGCGAACCCATCGCCATCGCAACGCATTTGTTCAGCACCCTGAGTTGGGGGCAAGTCCAATGGAGGACATCATGACCGACGAACGCGACTACTACTCCACCCATCGCGCCCCGGGCCGCGGCGAAAGCTCATCGAGCGGCATGCGGTGGGGCGGACTGGCGCTGATCGCCCTTGTGCTGCTGATGGCCGTCTTTTTCGTGTTCGGCTCGAACGCACCCGAAAACGGGACCGAGGCGCCCGATCTGGCGCCGCCGGCGGCCGAAACGACAGAGCCCGCCCCCGTCGAGCCCGAGCCGGTCGCGCCGATCGAATAAGGCGCAGGACGACATGACGGCCCCGCGGTTGACATCGGCGCGCGGGGCCGCCACCTCGCGGACCATGAAGATCCGCGACGCCGATATCCTCATCATCCCCGGCTACCGCAATTCCGAGCCCGACCATTGGCAGAGCCGGTGGCAGGCGAAGATGGCGACGGCCCGCCGCGTCGAACAGGCCGAGTGGACCAAGCCGGTGTTCGAAGACTGGGTCGCCAGCGCGCAGGAGGCGATCGCCGCCTCGAACGGCGACGCCGTGCTCGTCGCCCATTCGCTGGGTGTCACGACCGCCGTGCACGCGATCCATCGCGCGCCCGAACTGGCCGACAAGGTGCGCGGCGGCTTCTTCGTCGCGCCGCCCGATGTCGCCAATCCGAAGATCCGGCCCCGCCACTTCATGACGTTCGGCCCCTATCCCGAAGACCCTCTGCCGTTTCCCGCCTTCGTGATCGCCAGCCGCGACGATCACTATACGAGCTTCGAGAAGGCCGAGGAGACCGCCGCGAACTGGGGCGCGCTGCTGGTCGACGCTGGCAATTCGGGACATTTGAACGCACAGTCGGGCCACGGGCCGTGGCCGGAAGGACTGATGGTGTTCGCCCGCTTCATGAAGCGGCTGTGACCGTGCCGGTCAGCCGCCCCGCGCGGCCGAAAGCACCGCCTGCGCGCCCCGGTTGACGATCGCCGCATCGAAGCCGGCCGCGATCAGCCCGAACCCCATCTGCGCGTAACGCGGCGCCATCGCCGGATCGACCGCGAAGATGCCGGCAAGCTTGCCCTTCGCTTTCGCCCGCGCCGCGACATCGGCCACCGCGTCCATCATGTCGTCCAGCGTGGCGTCGACCCCCTGCCCGCCCGTCCAGGCGATCGAGAAGTCGGCCGGACCGACGAACACCGCGTCGATGCCGTCGACATCGAGGATGTCGTCGAGCGCATCGAGCGCGGCGCGCGTTTCGATCATCGCGAAACAGAGCGTGTCGGCATTGGCGCTGTGTAGATAGGCGTTGCCGCCCTCGACGCCGCGCAGCGCGAGCCCCCTTGTCGGGCCCCAGGAGCGCTCGCCGAGCGGAGGATATTTCGTGAAGGCGGCGAGCGCCCGGGCGTCCTCGACCGAATTGATCATCGGCGCGATCACCGCGTCGGCTCCGAAATCGAGCGCGCGCGAGGCCATGTCGAAGCGTCC
Proteins encoded in this region:
- the purB gene encoding adenylosuccinate lyase is translated as MIPRYSRPEMVAIWSPETKFRIWFEIEAHACDALAKAGVIPERAAQIIWEKAGSATFDVARIDEIERETRHDVIAFLTHLAEIVGPEARFVHQGMTSSDVLDTCLAVQLSRAADILLADLDALLAALKRRAFEHKDTITIGRSHGIHAEPTTFGLKLAQAHAEFERCKCRLEAARADIATCAISGAVGTFANIDPAIEAHVADAMGLTAEPISTQVIPRDRHAMFFATLGVIASSVERLAVEVRHLQRTEVLEAEEYFAPGQKGSSAMPHKRNPVLTENLTGLARMVRGYVTPALENVALWHERDISHSSVERMIGPDATITLDFALHRLTGVIDKLVVYPEAMEANLHRFRGLIHSQRVLLALTQAGVSREDAYRLVQRNAMKVWEQGKDFLDELLADDDVRAHLSEDEIRARFDLGYHTKHVDTIFTRVFGES
- a CDS encoding RBBP9/YdeN family alpha/beta hydrolase encodes the protein MKIRDADILIIPGYRNSEPDHWQSRWQAKMATARRVEQAEWTKPVFEDWVASAQEAIAASNGDAVLVAHSLGVTTAVHAIHRAPELADKVRGGFFVAPPDVANPKIRPRHFMTFGPYPEDPLPFPAFVIASRDDHYTSFEKAEETAANWGALLVDAGNSGHLNAQSGHGPWPEGLMVFARFMKRL
- a CDS encoding HpcH/HpaI aldolase family protein, which translates into the protein MAAYGYELAGALRAGKTVLTAWSAQPEAGLVGMIAGAGFDAVTMDMQHGGHHEASIWDGVAAVLLRRVPAIVRVPVGRFDMASRALDFGADAVIAPMINSVEDARALAAFTKYPPLGERSWGPTRGLALRGVEGGNAYLHSANADTLCFAMIETRAALDALDDILDVDGIDAVFVGPADFSIAWTGGQGVDATLDDMMDAVADVAARAKAKGKLAGIFAVDPAMAPRYAQMGFGLIAAGFDAAIVNRGAQAVLSAARGG